Within Desmodus rotundus isolate HL8 chromosome 6, HLdesRot8A.1, whole genome shotgun sequence, the genomic segment TCCTGACCTTCTATCCTTCTGTCTTCACTGGAGAGGACATACCAACGTTACACTGTGAGGGAATGAGCTGTCCTTTCCTTAAGAGAAGACTGTACTAAGTAATTACCTGACATCGTTAACATGACCTTCAACTCCTCTTGGGGGCATAAGAGATGAATTTTAGAGTCTATGTCCACACCTTCTCTATGCAACACCTGATTCCTGAATTAGGGTTGCGATAGACCCTCATGGTTTGGTTTTGCCTGACTGGGACACTTGTGTGACGTAGGTGGAGAAGGGGTGTCCCATCTGACACCCTGAAAGTAAAACAGCAAGTCACAGACAATATATTCAAAACCAGttagtgggaaaaaaaaccctgtagaatatttttatttaaaacacttaGATTTCATAGGTACATTCCACTGAGGAGAGGTAAGTAGGGTTGTGTCAGAGATATTTAGAGAGGAAACCCAGGTGACAAAAAAGGGTGAAATGGTACCAGTCAGCTTTTTTCAGAAATCCATCTTTCATGTGGACAAACACTTTCTCACTAGGAGGATTTCCCTTACTTTAACTACTAAATTGAGCAGAATTGGAAATCTTAATACTTcatttccttctcccatttaagaACAAGTGTTCAGGTGAACTTATGTCCCCCAAAACTGAATTCCAAGAATGCAGCCTCTTTCTCCTTGCTCTCCAGCTTCACAGCTGAACCGGTTGTGTTTTTCGTCTGCGGATGTGTTCAAGCACAGTTTGACTGAGATGTTGTAGGGAAATGTCAAGTTCAGATGGATTCCAAAAAGTTCTATAAGCCAACCCCGAGTTTCCCTACTTTTACATCAGCATCATGAGTTTGGGTCTCAGAATCTCATGAACCAGGAAAATAAAACCCAGATGTGGGTGAGAGAGTTCATTCTGCTGGGGCTGGCCAGTGGCCATGGGGCACAGGTCTCcctctttgtcttgttcctgagcaTGTACGTGTTGACCGTTGTGGGAAATGTCCTCATTCTCCTTCTGATCAGACTGGACAGCAGGcttcacacccccatgtacttcttcctcactGTTTTATCCTTTGTGGACCTTTGTTATGGGAATAGTATTGTCCCACAGATGCTCGCCCACTTCTTCTCAGCCCGGAAGTCCATCCCATTCCACAGATGTGTGCTCCAGCTCTGTGTGTCCCTGGTGATGGGCAGCTCTGAGTTCTTCCTGCTGGGagccatggcctatgaccgctatgtggcGGTGTGCCACCCACTGCACTACACAGTCATCATGCATGGGGGGCTGTGCCTGGGGCTGGCTGCTGGCAGCTTGGTGGCTGGTTTCATGAATTCCCTGATGGAAACGATCATCACCTTTCAGCTTCCCCTGTGTCACAATATCATTAATCATTTTGTCTGTGAGACCCTGGCAGTGCTGAGACTGGCCTGTGTGGACATCTCATTCAACGTGGTCATGGTGGCCATCTCAGGGTTTCTGGTCATCATGCTTCCCTGTTCCCTGGTCCTATTCTCCTACGGTCATATAATTGCTGCCATTCTGCGTATTCGCTCTGCTCAGGGACGTAGCAAAGCCTTTGGGACCTGCGCCTCCCACCTCACGGTGGTGACCATGTGCTTTGGAACGGCCATCTTCACCTATATGAGACCCGGGGCCAGGTCGTCAGCAGAACAGGAGAAGATGGTGGCCCTCTTCTATGCTGTGGTGACTCCCATGCTGAATCCCTTAATCTACAGCTTGAGGAACAACGAGGTGATGAGTGCCCTAAGGAGAGTGCTGAGAAAACTTAGTGAAAACAGGTAAAGAGTCACAGAATTTCTACTTCCCTCCAGCAGCCCAGAGAACATTGCAAACAAGAAGGAAATGATCTATAGGCCCTTTCTCCTCAGATCTGCTGAGAAGGTGGCTCATGCAGAGCACATTGTTTTTTTTGATTGACTTTCCACATTAGTCCACATTTTGACTGTGTATCATTGCCCTATTATATACATGGCAAAAAGTGCTTTCAGTTATTAAGCAGGGGTGTGCTGGGTAATCTGTCCTCCTGGAATTCACATTCCACTtgcctttcctgtctctcccacATATTCCCTCACGACATGCAATGCGGACAATGAAAAGTTGCAGACTGAGAACAATCCCCATCACATCCTGACCCTACCCTAACCAGCAATGTGAAAAATAAGCTGAATATCTCTATCTGTACTTTCCTCAACTACAAAAAGAGTGCTAACCAGTATGTGTTACCACTTTGAGGAATGTGGGTAATCCATGTAAAATACCATGTAATAGAGTAGTGGCATAGGGTAAAtattcaactatttttaaaaatagattttaggaCACAATTACAGGACTAAGCATTGTGCATCTTTTTCTATACAATTATTGAAAATGAAGTTTTTTCCTGTTGCTTTCGCTGCATTTGATCACTGTTCCATGTGATTTTTCTATCCATCcgtccatccttccatccatccatccatccatccatccatccatccatccatctgatCTATTTAGAATCTATTTATCGGCCAAGGtttaagttcttatttttcttatttccaatCCAGACAAGACCGTTCTCATGAGCTCCAAACACATATGTCCACGGGCTTGCTTAGCAACTTCACGTGGAGCCTAGAATCCCATTCTTAACATACTTAAAACAGAATTCATGCTCTCGCTTTCTCCAGCCCACACTACTGCTTCTCTGCTTGTTCCAAGATACTTCAACTGTACTAGTAAAAGGACCCATCATACACTCAGAATGATTCTTGATTCCATTCTTTCATATCTAATTCATCAACAGATTCCATGAGCTTTGTTAACAAAATATATGATCAGTCTGTTCTGTCTCTACctcttctttctacattttattctttacactgcagcttcaattttttaaattattcttattgATTACTTCatgttgtaaaataaaacacagaggcAGAAACCACACTGAACAAGGTGTACCTTAGAGAATTATATAAGACAAAGTCCCTTGTAAGAAGCACGCAAGTGAAAAACCAGAACTGGCAGCTCCTACAGAAGCCCCTCCTCGTGTGTGTCCTAAGCAGAACTCCCTTTTCCCCAAAACGACTGCTACCTCGACCTTTGTAGCAAAGGCCACTTTCTTGTACTTCTTTATGGCTTTATTACCCAAGCAAACATCTCTAGTCATTGTAATGGTCTTGCTGATTTTTCTACTTGTTCTGTCTTTGAACTCTCCATTTATAGGTTCCCTTCAACTCTTTACTTTCCCTACGATTTATTTGAATGGCCTGGGCCATTTGACCTGCAGAAAGCACCTTTATCTTAGAAAATAAACCAGGTCACCCCTTTATCCTGCTTTGAATAAAATGCAAACTGCAAACACACAGGGTTACCCACCAAGGGTCAGAAGAAAACCGATACATCTGTGTCAAAGGAAAATTTATTGTTCTACAAGTCATACATATTCATGGAGAAAACAATCATTGACACGTCAGGTTCTTGTTCATGAAATCTGAGACTTTTACAATGTATCAAAGTACTATACATACTAATAGCTTATTCATAAATACTGAGTTTCATTGGAAATTCTGAGTCCTATCAATTAACATCATGAACAATTGTGCTCAAATTTCTGAATAAAATCTCAAAAGCAAAGGTGTTTTTGATCTCCCacttttgaggaagaagaaaatgcaagCTGCTCCCTCGGGAAAGGCCACCCTGTGCTCAGCAGCCTGTAAGCCTCCTGAGAGCAAGGACTTTGTAAGCACGCAGCAGGCCCAgtgcctacagaacgcaaacaaCTCCTGCTCATTGAATAGGTGATTGATGGAAACTTTCTTTACTGTTGCAGGAGCTGCCTTTCCTGAAGTATGTAAAGACCATGTAGGTTGGAATTTATAATATTAGTAAATAAGTCTTTTTAAAGACATTCTCTGGTGCACAGTTGAGTTAAGTGATTAATAATACTCCTCAGTCCATGGAACATTCCTCAATTGCGCAAGGTCTCTCTTAttagtgtttaaaaattaattattttatcccattttctcatttttttcttgcttatggGCATCTACTCTACTTTGTTTAAGGCATTTAGTCGTGTTGAggtacatttatgtatttttatgaatGCATTATATTGTTAACGACTCATCCCGTGTCTATATTATAgatactgtatttaaaaaatccgCACATGTTTTTAAGAGCTGTATGTATCGCTGGTCTACTACTTCTAACTGTTCATtgtaatccattcattcatcccatTTTAGCTGTCACTCTTTGTCACGGAACCCCACTCCTCGCACCACCAATAACAACTCCTCGTTGCACATCGTAGTATCACAGGTAAGGACCCAATCGAGAATTTATTCAGGGAACATACACAGCAGTTAGTTGCTAGGCCATGGATAATCCTCTCCAGAATATCCTTAAAAGTTTACACTCGTAATTTAGTGCATAAGAGTTCTTATCTACACACTGCCTGTATGCTTTGAATTTCTTCCACCCAGAAGGtataacattgttttatttttattacttggcAAGTAATTGATACAAACATGTCCTCAtatgctgatttgattcccaccTCAGTTCATGGTAACTCAACTCCCGCCGTGATTAGGCCATCGACCACGCTTTCTCTCACAAATGGTACAAATCTGCAAGAACACTAGATTGTCTCTCCTTTCAAAATATACACAGAACACACTCACTTCTCATCATCTCCACTCTTCCACCCTGGTGTGCTTCTGCAGAGGCCTATGGCTATGTCTCTGCTTCTCCTCTTGTATCCCAGCATGCAGAATGCTCCATGTAAAACATAACTCAGACCATGCCACTCCTCTTGTgggttttaatattttctccacaGGTGTTggacaaatatttgttaagtacaTATTATATGCTAGGCACTCTTCTAGATGTTGTGGGAGCAACAGTGAAAAAGCAGACAAAGCtgtggcagggtagctcagttggctacaGTGTTTTCCTTATATCCCAAGAtagtgggttcgatccccagtcaacccacgaatgaataaatggaaccacaaaaatggacctttctcctttctctctttctctctttctctcatttcccctctatgtctctaaaattaatcaataaaaacattgtttaaagcaaacaaaaatctctTCTTTCATGAAGATTACATTCTAGTTAAAGGAGATAGACAGTACGTATAATATATAAGTAGAACATGTAGCCTGTATGTGGTGTTCATTGCTATAGAGAAAAGCAGAATAGGAAGGGGAGGTAGGGGAGATGGGGGCCACTGAAGGCTTTGGCCGAGCCCTGCATAGAGCACAAGCACGCTCTCTGTTAAGGAATTCCTGATACTTCAGAGTTTGTGTCGCTGTTATAACTGGcatgttattttatgttttagttgGTTATTCCCGATGTGCAGAAATGCTCTTGATTTACATGGTGGTCTTGTATCTGGTTCTCTCTCGTGAAGTCTCATAGACTGCTCAAATTTTTCCCAGATACATAAGCATATCACCTGTAAGTGGTGATGGTTTTCCTTCTAGTCTTGGTACATCTTCATCTGTTCTCTTATTCCTAGGCCAGGACCTCTAGTGTCAGCCAGTGGCTGTGATAGCAGGGGTCCTTTCTTGCTCCTGATCCGAAGCAAGTCTCTGGGTTCTCCATTACATGTCCTGTTTGCTGTGGGTTTAGGGCATTTAACCTTTACTGAGTTGAGTTTCTGAGAACAAAGTGTAACAAAGTGAGGGAGTGCCTGCCCCactatataggaaaacatataaGAAAGCAACTGCAGTTAGACCCATGGTATTGGCGTAGAAAAAGACATGTACCAGTGAATCAAAATACAACCCCTCAAGGAAACTTTGGTAGGTGGGAATTCATTTTATCCTAAGAGCATAGTGGCAAATCAAGTTAGGAAGACACGTTCTCCTAAATAAATGATTGGGGACATGGCTGTACTATCAGGAGAAAGAAATGTCACCTATCCTGTTGTGTggcataaaaattaatttctaatatcCAACGTTAGAAAATACACCTTACAAATGAGTTTCAGTCTGTCCCCTTCCCTTCTAGAACACTAAATAACCataataagattttaaaacatgagaGACCAAATCCAGAACGTATAGAGGACCATGAGTAACAAGGGGCTGCAGCAGCACAAACTGGTGGTTGGAGAAAGGTCACGGGGAAGGAAAGCGCAGCACAGGGAGTGTGGTCAGCAATATTGCCCCAACTGCGGATGGCACCAGGTGGGTCCTGGATTTCTCGGGGGATCACGTTGTAAATTATACAAacatctaaccactgtgctgcacaccAGAAATTAATATGAAGTAATATTGAAAGTCAACTGTAATCGATGAAAAAAAACGCAGTATTTTATGAGGAACACCAGTATTTTATGAAGAATTGGAGACTAGCAAGCAAGTTTTGGGGGTCTCTTTCACCTTCTGAAGGTCCAAAGCTAAGGTAGCCTCTGTTACACCTCCCCTTCCTACTGCAGCGCTCACACAGGTAGCCCTCTGTCTCTTTTGCTCAGAAAGCTGGCTGGGAGAAGATGCTGTGGACACCAGCTCCCAGAAAGAGCCAGGGAGAGGACATCACAAGCCCTTTCCTGGGACGACTCCAGATGGACGGGCCCATGAGGGGAAATTGTCACTCTCCCTCATGGGGATGGGTGGACCACAAACCCTGGGCCTACCCCCACTTCACTGCAGAGTGCTTAACACGCTCAGTGTGTTCTTTCGCACAGGATGACTGTAGTGTATTAGCAGTTCTGAACAGTGAAAATCCCTCAGTACACACCAGGGTGTGGAAGCGTGTCTTTCTTAAGTGAAAGGAAAGGCCAAGTTGAAAAGGTTACAGGATGAGGTGGTAGATTTTCCAGTGTGGGGAGCAGCATCTGTCTAGGGACCAGCATGCAAAGGTCTTCCTGCCCATGCTCAGACTGGACAATGTCCCCCAGGTGCCCCAGGGATGGCCTGGCCCCAAAGCTATTGCTCAAAAAGGGAGTGTGGAGATAGTCAAGCCAGAATGAGGGTGTCCAGATGGAATCACATCTTCATGCTCACAAAGTGGGATAAAGTCCCCACCATTTGCAGGTGGTGTTGCTGAAGACTCAGACACACAGCCCCTGGAGAAATTAAAGTTTGTTGAGCTCCTTCCCACACTCCAGGGACAAGGCAACAAAACTTTCATTGGCAAAGTTGACATCTAGGTTAGGGTGTTAGGAGCAGAAGTGACCAGACAGgggagggaaaataaaagaagtttaataaacaaaacataattGGCCCCTTGAGACGTCATCACTAAAGTTAAAGAAAGTTACCTTATCCAACTGCACTTGCTTCAAATGACACGGGTGTCCCCACCTTGCAGAGGACCACCGCCTCCTGTCTCTGAAGGTGGGTCTGGCCTTCTTCAGTCTTTCTGCAGCACTTATTCAGGAGCGTGAGTTACAAAACCACGTCCTGTAATCCATGCTGCCTTCAAGCGCAACAGTGTGGTGCTTTGACGGAATTGTCCTCTGGTGACAATGTGCCCTCAGAAAAATGTTGTGACTCTCCAAGTTGGGAAGCCAGGACTGGTCAAGTGCTTTACGTTTAAGGGTTCCCCACTGTGATCAGCTTGAGAATGCTGATGAGTCAGGGCCGGATTTGCAGTCTTTTTTGTATTGTTGGCACTACTGCAGGTGTCTCCCATTtgcccccctttgccctctccacccagcctcccctgccctcacctcctggttgtttgtgtccatgggctatgcatataagcatgtatgttctttggctaatctcttccagttcccctctcccctctcccctctgacggGGGACTTTGTGTCCCATGTCTCCACACCTCTCTTTCCATTTCGttcatcactttattttattgtacatataagagagatcatacagtatttgtttttctcagacGGGCTTATTTTGCTTCGCAGTAAAATCTCTGCTTTTCAGTGTGTCCTGGAAACAGCAGGCCGGTGCCAGGTCTGCAGGGATTGGCCTTTGCTTTGCTAATGCCAGTAGAAAGTGGACCCTGGGAGATTAGCTCTTTTGCCTCCGTACAGAAGTTCTCTTTGGGGGAgatgtttttaaagtaacatcCCTGTCTGATTGCCCATCTGGGGCTGGGCAAAAACATAACATAGCTTCTCCAGAGTCCAGTGTCCACATTCGTATGCTGAATAGGTCACTTAGCTGGCGCATGTTTTTAAAACAGTCTTGTAGTTTCAAGTTTCACTCAATgtacatgaataaataattttagctttttaattaattcatttatatagTTTTTGTTAGCTTTATTACTGCTAGGGAATTATGTGTGTATTTCCCTGGGAGAGGGATTATTTATGCTGTGATCTTCATTTTACACATGTAAAGACTGATGTGTCAGGATTTTAGGAGAATGTGTGCTTTTTTCATAAAGCATCCGTCCAATGGAGAGggtctttcaaaatgaaaataaaacgtTTGAGTTACattgaaaaaatccaaagaaacgGAATTTTTGTTGGTGATGACAAATGGAGGCATTccatctgaaataaaaatcagtgtGGGCTACTCACCGGGACTCGCATCAGCTCTTCTGCCAAGTACTTTGGGGCAAAGACTAGAAAACAGCCCAATAATGGCAATGGGCTGGGAAGGggctgagcagggcagaggggagagtgtGCCCACAGGTGGCTGGCTGGCCTGGATGCCCTTGTTCATCCTCCACCTCAAATCTTTGCCATCTGCCCCACTTCCACACTGCTCTCCTCACGTTTTATTGGTCTCATCTTCTTCACCCCTTATCAGTCTTCTCTCAGCACTATTCCAGGAGCTCTGGGTTAAGGGAGATGGTCTGGATCTGCCCCACTGTGCTTCGACAATGCAGGGATGATTCTGGCGGAGGACGTGCTCCTCCTTTACAAAGCAGATTGTCATAATGGggctggagaagagaaaggaagcttGTATGGAAATAAGTCAGCAATGCCAAGTATGTACCTTAGCTAAGTGGTTTTCAGTCTTCTGTCTTTTGGtggggaatatttttttaaaacgtaactggaaaaaaaattgtcCTGAATATTTGTATGAGTGTGGGGGGATTGTCTTGAAATATctcacttttcaaaatttctaGGGCTCCATTGATTTCTCTGGGAAATATATTTTGATCAAGGTTTCCACCATGATAGACCCAAATTCTAGAAAAATCTCACTGCAAGGAAGGACTCAACACCACACTCTGGAACAGAATATCAGGATGAATAAAATATTGGAATCCCTGGTGTATAAAATATTAGATAATTAGCAAGGTGTAAATTGACTAAATGTCAAGAAAATGGTATTTATGATAGatgttagttttaattttattttctttcattttcatggtTTCCGCTTCTTCCTCATTTGGTTTTATTGCGTTGCTTTATTCattgcactcttttttttttctttatcttcctctctggttttctttttttctttcttactactCATTCTCTCTCTAACTTTTTACTTTGTTCTATAATTATGTTTTCAACAACTTCtctcactcatttattctttgTACATTACAacatctccttttctttctgtgtcccATTCTGCATAGCTTTCCgtttcagatatttatttatccatctacTATTTACCCATTTAACTTTGGGCTAGTTTGGATTTGTTTTGAGGAAGGCATTTAGAAAGTATATATCACCCCTTGgtgaagacatttttaaacattgaggtaaaattcacataacataaaatccaCCATTTTATAGCacacaattcagtggcatttagtgcatTCACAATACTGTTTTGGTTTTATATCTGTGAATGTCCAGCTACGTAGGTACAAAAGGAGTCTGCGCACAGCTTGGGCACGCACGAGTGTACTTGTGTGTGGAACCTAAAGGGGACACTGGAAGGAAGACATTGCTGTGACCCCCGAAAGAACTCCTGGCTCTCTTCTCTACCTGTGCAGTGATTTTGGCTTCACTACAGGGCTGCTCAACATTTCACCTCTGCCTTTGATGAGGTTACCAACTGACCCAGAAACATAATTGCTTTTTATGTTAATGTGACAGTAAGTATTTATTCAACAGAGGGGGACATGGACACACTATTAATAAGCACAGACCACTACAGAGAATAGATTCCAAATTCCCCGCGGTAGCGGGTGGGGGACAGCTCTGAAGGGCCAAGTCTTCTGAACCAGGTAAGACTGGTCCCCACAGTGCAGGGTCCTTTGTCATGCCTCACCTTCCACCTGTCAGGGATATTCTTTGAGCAAGACAGAAATATCCGTAGGTTTGAATCTTGCTTGCAAGatgttatttagaaataagtACTCAATTGATCTGTTTCTGATATTGTGCATAATCAGAGGCCCCCTTTATTTCTTAGAGGAAGAAAAGATCTACTCCAAGGTGCTGTACTCACCACCATATCAGACACAAAGTGGAAACATCATCACCTTTTCTAGTTTACAGAAGAGGCCAGTTAATCAAATACTGCACAAAGACAATCCCCAATGGGGGACACGTGCTAtgttcctcttccttctggtGATATTGGTGATGTGTCTGAAAGGCCAAACTTCAAGTTCACAGGTGAGCGGGAGGGGCCTCCTCTGGTCCACTGTGGCTGTGAAGTGAGTAGGATCAAAAGTAGGAACTCAGTCCTCTTGATGAGTCTCCTAATCTTTGTGTTTGGGGAATCCACAGCCTTTCAAGGACGGCTATCTCTGTGCTGTGCATACGAAGGGCCATGTTATGCCTAAGAGCAGCATAGCGACGGCCCGGGTTATCATTCGGTTTACCTGCTGCTTCCTCCACTGTCTGCTCACCCCACCTCTTTTCTCCATCGGCAAAATAGAGACATGAAGCCAAAGTTCAGTGTCATGAAGATcattatattacattacattCTATTGTATTAATAGATGTAAGAAGCATTTCACACAATGTCTGGCATAGAATAGGTGTTGAGCAAATAAAGTGTTTATATCAACTTCATATAGAAAAAAGTGCAGTTATGGTATTAAGTTCTCTTAACATTCTTCCCACCCCAGGGGACTTTACACTTTGGCTTGGGGAGAGTTCGTCAGgaatttgtttgtttccttcccaCCATCTGCCACCAAAATACCAGACAAGACCGAGGAGATTTTCTGAACCGAACCTGACCATTCAATAATTGGTCAGGTGCAATCAAGGTTCAAATTAAGACTATACCATTGATTTTTAGCTATGAGGCTATACAGCCTGTTAATACAGTACCTTCCAGAAAATTATTATTCTTGATTATAAACTACCTATTTGTCATGAAGATTTTGAATCCTTTATGTTATCCTTCCCCACAGTGAAGAATCGTGCTTACATGTGTAAGCATGTTGCATGTGTTTGCCAGTTTTGGAGCTCGGTATCATGTCCCAGTTAATTTTGATGTGGGTGACAGGGGTTGCCTGTGCAAGGCCTTGAGTGTGGGGCCTGACATTGGTTCGATCACTTCTATTGCGTGACACTCACCTTCTGAAAGGTATGTATTTATCAAATTTCTTGAAATTTTGGAGCATATTAAACACAATACTAAATTCTCAATATCTTATGACTAGCCATCTGAATATCGCTATCTTTACAAGAATGAGCTATAATCTTAAGTTCCCCAAACCACCTGTGTCATTGGTGGCTTGCTATCTGACAATCACTTTAAAGATTGAAACTGGAAGCTTTCGATACAGGCAACTGGAGTCTGCTGTCTGTCTATAGTCAGGGCACGAACAGTCTAGAAGCCATTGGAATAATGACCTTACAAGTATTGCCACAGAACCGTCTCCCAGACCTCAGACTCCCATCTGCATCCTTCAGTTATGGGTCACTCATTTCCTTCTGTGTGGGTGAGCGAACATAAAGAAATTCTGTTTGGGGATCAAAGAACCACTACAGCCTATGACCTTGGTTTCTACAGTTGTGTGTCCTGACCTTCTATCTTTCTGTCTTCACTGGTGAGGACATACCAATGTTACTCTGTGAGGGAATGAGCTGTCCTTTCCTTAAGAGAAGACTGTACTAAGTAATTACCTGACACCAATAAACATGACCTTCAACTCCTCTTGGGGGCATAAGAGATGAATTTTAGAGTCTATGTCCACACCTTCTCTATGCAACACCTGATTCCTGAATTAGGGTTGTGATAGACCCTCGTGGTTTGGTCTTGCCTGACTGGGGCACTTGTGTGACGTAGGTGGAGAAGGGGACTCCCATCTCACACCCTGAAGGTAAAACAGCAAGTTACAGACAATAAATTCAAAACCAGTTAGTGGGGAAAAACCctgtagaatatttttatttaaaacacttaGATTTCATAGGTACATTCCACTGAGGAGAGGTAAGTAGGGTTGTGTCAGAGATATTTAGAGAGGAAACCCAGGTGACAAAAAGGGGTGAAATGGTACTACTGAGCCTGTTTCAGAAATCCATCTTTCATGTGGACAAACACTTTCTCACTAGGAGGATTTCCCCCACTATAACTACTAAATTGAGTAGAGTTGTAAATCTTAATACTTCATGTCCTTCTCCCATTTAAGAGCAAGTGTTTGGGGGAAATTATGCCCCCCAAACTGAATTCCAAGAATGCAGCCTCTTTCTCCTTGCTCTCCAGCTGCACAGCTGACCCTGTCGTGTTTATCATCTGCAGATGTGTTCAAGCACAGTTTGACTGAGATGTTGTAGGGAAATGTCAAGTTGAGATGGATTCCATAAAGTTCTATAAGCCAATCCTGAGTTTCCCTGACTTGTTACATCAGCATCTTCAGTTTGGCCCTCAGAAGCTCATGAACCAGGAAAATAAAACCCAGACGTGGGTGAGAGAGTTCATTCTGCTGGGGCTGGCCAGTGGCCATGGGGCACAGGTCTCcctctttgtcttgttcctgagcaTGTACTTGGTGACCGTTGTGGGAAATGTCCTCATTCTCCTTCTGATCAGACTGGACAGCAGGcttcacacccccatgtacttcttcctcaccGTTTTATCCTTTGTGGACCTTTGTTATGCAAACAGTATTGTCCCACA encodes:
- the LOC128781240 gene encoding olfactory receptor-like protein OLF3 — translated: MNQENKTQMWVREFILLGLASGHGAQVSLFVLFLSMYVLTVVGNVLILLLIRLDSRLHTPMYFFLTVLSFVDLCYGNSIVPQMLAHFFSARKSIPFHRCVLQLCVSLVMGSSEFFLLGAMAYDRYVAVCHPLHYTVIMHGGLCLGLAAGSLVAGFMNSLMETIITFQLPLCHNIINHFVCETLAVLRLACVDISFNVVMVAISGFLVIMLPCSLVLFSYGHIIAAILRIRSAQGRSKAFGTCASHLTVVTMCFGTAIFTYMRPGARSSAEQEKMVALFYAVVTPMLNPLIYSLRNNEVMSALRRVLRKLSENR